The following are encoded in a window of Microcaecilia unicolor chromosome 14, aMicUni1.1, whole genome shotgun sequence genomic DNA:
- the LOC115457458 gene encoding semaphorin-7A-like, producing the protein METAFFLLSALALVSSQKIPRLKLLRTDYPGLKFERAENHSVLFHDEGCTKAYIGGRGVVYLLTISDSSVSHHKILFNVDEKASKTCKARYPAAQDDCDNYIRVIQRINSTTIIICGTNAESPKCWFLNKESKVLQSNLGQPVSGDRIAPALPSQPAVTMAIEGEMYSALSQDRSVFQRSYGQKKLVKTEEKWLGRAEFISMALLPEKDKSIEEIYVFYNEVNRTIELDKEPIKARLGRVCKVDEGGKNFLVDFWTTFLKARLICGNPSDFQYFNKLKDTFVLAGDSESRGTMFGIFTNIWGSTAVCAYSMDRIKHVFATSKLKGYQNPLTGSRPGKCVPQATTNALPRNVLTVIKDHPEIEENIYPEGNHPLYVLPPDQTYTRVIADRVWDFSNNPHTVLFLGTDKGKIHKVLYSKGQAGILAELSPFFKAAPVSTMALDSSPGHLYVGTTFEVIRMPLADCEQYGDTCRKCVLARDPYCGWDSTNRRCSAISQGGNDTNSNLPQNLDPQNLTVCEKPAARLSQENVKVVSVDRAGYIYLPCPVRSQHASYTWWRDGSNQYPCIVEGDSCVLRFNKDTPMHDGVFRCSTTEDGVEEEITAYKLVVHSSSGIPRLFLPAVAATFLLVITFVCM; encoded by the exons ATGGAGACAGCCTTTTTCTTGCTCTCAGCTCTGGCTCTGGTCTCCAGCCAGAAGATCCCCAGGCTGAAGCTTCTGCGGACAG ATTACCCAGGGCTGAAGTTTGAACGTGCAGAGAACCATTCTGTCCTTTTCCACGATGAAGGATGCACCAAGGCGTACATCGGGGGGCGAGGGGTCGTCTACCTGCTCACCATCAGCGACAGCAGCGTCAGCCACCACAAG ATTTTGTTCAATGTAGATGAAAAGGCTTCGAAGACCTGCAAGGCCAGGTATCCAGCAGCCCAG GACGACTGTGATAATTATATCCGTGTGATTCAGAGGATAAACAGCACAACCATCATTATCTGTGGTACCAATGCCGAATCTCCAAAGTGCTGGTTCCTG AACAAGGAGTCCAAAGTTCTGCAGAGCAACCTGGGTCAACCAGTGAGTGGCGACAGGATCGCTCCAGCCCTTCCTTCGCAGCCAGCAGTAACCATGGCAATAG AGGGAGAGATGTATTCAGCATTATCTCAGGACAGAAGCGTGTTCCAGCGCAGCTATGGCCAGAAGAAGCTGGTGAAGACAGAGGAGAAATGGCTTGGAA GAGCAGAATTCATCAGCATGGCTTTGCTTCCCGAGAAGGACAAGTCGATAGAAGAAATTTATGTCTTTTACAATGAAGTAAACAGGACTATTGAGCTGGACAAGGAGCCTATTAAAGCCAGGCTAGGCCGGGTGTGCAAG GTGGATGAGGGCGGGAAGAATTTCCTGGTGGATTTCTGGACCACGTTTCTCAAAGCACGGTTGATCTGTGGCAATCCTTCTGACTTCCAGTATTTCAACAAGCTGAAGGACACATTTGTGCTGGCAGGGGACAGTGAGAGCAGAGGAACAATGTTTGGCATTTTCACAAACATTTG GGGTTCCACAGCTGTCTGTGCATATTCCATGGATCGGATAAAGCATGTTTTTGCCACTTCCAAATTGAAGGGCTACCAGAACCCCTTGACGGGTAGCAGGCCTGGAAAG TGTGTCCCTCAGGCGACTACCAATGCACTGCCTAGGAATGTCCTGACTGTGATTAAAGATCACCCTGAAATTGAAGAGAATATATATCCAGAGGGGAATCATCCGCTGTATGTGCTGCCTCCAGACCAAACTTATACCAGAGTCATTGCAGACCGGGTCTGGGACTTCAGTAACAATCCccacactgtcctctttctgGGAACAG ATAAAGGAAAGATTCATAAAGTACTCTACAGCAAAGGCCAGGCAGGCATCCTGGCTGAGCTCAGTCCTTTCTTCAAAGCAGCTCCTGTCTCTACAATGGCTCTGGATAGCAGCCCG ggacacctatatgtgggcaccaCATTCGAAGTCATACGTATGCCACTGGCAGACTGTGAGCAATATGGAGACACCTGCAGAAAGTGTGTCCTCGCCAGGGACCCCTACTGCGGCTGGGATTCAACCAACAGGCGATGTTCAGCCATCTCCCAAGGGGGGAATGACACCAACAG TAATCTCCCACAGAACCTTGACCCACAGAACTTGACAGTGTGTGAAAAGCCAGCAG CACGTCTTTCTCAGGAAAACGTGAAAGTGGTGTCTGTGGACCGAGCTGGCTACATCTACCTGCCATGCCCGGTGCGTTCCCAGCACGCTTCCTACACATGGTGGAGGGATGGCTCCAACCAATACCCATGCATAGTGGAGGGTGACTCCTGCGTTCTGCGCTTTAATAAAGATACGCCCATGCATGACGGTGTCTTCCGCTGCAGCACCACAGAAGACGGAGTGGAGGAGGAGATCACTGCATATAAACTGGTGGTgcacagcagcagtgggattccaAGGCTGTTCTTGCCAGCTGTGGCTGCCACCTTCCTTCTTGTCATCACCTTTGTGTGCATGTAG